Part of the bacterium genome, CGTACATCGCCTTCGGTTTCGACTGCGACGTCGGCGGAGGGGTTTCCTCCGGCAACGACCTGGCCCAGTTCGACGGTAACAGCACCCAGCTCGGGCAAGGCTCCGGCGAGCCCTTCGGCGACGGCGACCTTTACAACAACGTCACCTGGGTCGCGGGCAGCGACGGCATCCCCGACGAGTACGACTCCGTCAACTTCCCCATGGTGATTGACGGCGACGAGACCACCCAGCCCTACTGGGGACACTTCGCCGGTGACCCGGCTTACCAGAACGCCGCCCCGCGCAAGATGAGCTACATGTTCGACTTCGATTGGGATTCGGGCGGCCCGTACCCCGGTTTCGTCGGAGTGCGCTTCCTGCGCGCCTGCATCGACCCCGGCGGCCCCGCTGAGCGTGAGTACGTCGTTACCGCCCAGCACTCCTGGGACATCAACAACGACCCGGCGAACGACGCCTACAAGTTCGCCTACATGGTGGACGTCGGGACCTACGAAGAGATCTCCACCGCTTACGACTGGCGCATCTGCCCGTCGGTCGGTCCCTTCGAGGACATGGCCGGCGCGGGGATGCAGCCCGGAGAAGTGCTCGAGGTGCGCAACTGCTTCGTCATCGGAAACCACCGCAACGGGTTGCGCCGCAACGCCGACCAGGCGCTGACCGACTCCCTGGGCTTCAACGGCAAGTTCGACGACCCCCGCCAGGGGGACGAGGTTGACGACTTCGTCGTCCTCTCGCCGCCCAAAAGCCCGCTTCTCTCAGCCGGAGTTCAGGACGGCAGCGTCATCCTCCACTGGGACCCCGTGATCAACCTCACCGACAGCATCGAGACCCTGCCCGATGTGAGCTCCAACAACCAGATCGACTTCGAGGGCTACCGCCTCTACCGCGGCGCGACGCTGGACCAGCTCGGCGACAACGCCGACCTTAAGCCCTGGTACCAGAGCGAGCATCCAGGTGAGGACCCCATGCCCTACCTGCGCGACCTTCTGTGCTGGTGGGACAAGGACGTCAACGACACCTCCGACTGGCACGGCGGCGAGTACTGGAAGGCCCCGGGCTACAACGGCCCCGGCCACCCCACCGATCCCGACCTCTCGGACGTCCGGTACGAGTACAACCAGCTCAACAACTGGGATGAAATCCAGTACGCCCCGGGCACCGGGAACCGGATTTATGAGTTCATCGACGACGGAAACAACTACGCCCACTGGGACAAGTGGGTGGATTACTCCTCGCGTGGCGGCGACGACACATGGGCCGACGACTACGTAGTCCCGAAGCCCCTGCCGCCGCGCAACCACTTCACCTACTACTACGCCGTCGTCTCCTTCGACTTCGGCGCGCACCCCTTCTACAACGAGCAGATTGGCCAGGATCCGTACCCCGCGCTGGAAGGCGGCGTGCGTGCCAACTACGTCCAGGTGACCCTTACAACCGGCAACAGGAACACCCTGGACGACGTGCTGGTGGTGCCCAACCCCTATATCGGCGGGGTTGACTGGCAGACCCGGTCCGTGACAGGCATCGTCGAGCGCAAGCTCGCCTTTACCAACCTGCCCGACCGCTGCACCATCCGCATCTACACGATTTCCGGCGACTTGGTGGACATCATCGAGCACAACAACCAAACCTCCGGCACGGCGTGGTGGGACCTCCAGTCCCGCAACAACATGGAGGTTGCGTCCGGCGTCTACATCTACCATATAGACGCCACTGAACTCGGCCTCGGCACCAAGATAGGGAAGTTCGCCATCATCATGGGCGAGAGAATGTAATCAACGGGGGGAGCCCGTCTCCCCCCGACACGCTTTCGAGGAAACCTTAGACATAATACAGCTTACCTGAGAGGGGGCTAGTTCTGATGAAGGCTAAAACCCTGGCGCTTCTCCTGGTGCTGATGCTGGTCTTTTCCGCCGTAGCTCAGGAAAAAACCGGAACGGCGGGCGTCCAGTTCTTGAAAATCGGCATCGGTCCCCGGATGATGGGGATGGGGGGAGCCTGCGTGGCAACCGGCCCAGCGGACGCCTCCATCGCGTTCTGGAACCCGGCTGGTATCACCCGCATCCCCGGAGGGGACGTCTTCTTCGAGGACAACGAGTGGGTCGCCGAAACCCGACTGATGAGCTTTGCCGGAGCCTACAACTTCGGCAACATCGGTGTGTTCGGCTTGACCGCCACCTACCTGGATTACGGCGACATGACCCGCACGACCCAAGATATGCAGGACGGTTCCCTGGGAACCTTCACGGCGTCCGATCTGGCGGTCGGGGTGGTCTACGCCCGCAAGTTCACCGACCGGTTCAGCGTCGGCCTGCGCGGCCAGTACATCATGGAGACCATCGACACCTACGACGCTATGGGCTGGAGCGTTGACATCGGCACCCTGTATGACACCGGCTTCAAGAGCCTGCGCATCGGGATGGCGATCCAGCACTTCGGCGGGGATCTGCGCTTCGACGGAACCTACGGCGAGCTGGAGCGTGACGGGAGCGGGTACCTCATCACGAATTTCAACACGTTCTCGCTGCCCATGACCTTCCGGCTGGGCATAGCCTACGACCTGTTGGAGGGTGATGACCACTTCATCACCCTGGGTCTGGACGCCATACATCCCAACGACGCCGAGGAGCGCGTAAACCTGGGCCTCGAGTACAGGATGTTCAACCTTGTGTCCTTCCGCGTGGGGTACGAGCTCAACTACGACTTCTTCGCCGGCACGGCGGACGACAGCATTCTCCCGGGACTCACCGCCGGAGTCGGCTTCAATGTCGGCCTGAGCCGGACCTCCCTCATACACGTGGACACCGCTTACGCTGATCTGGGTCGTCTCGGCTACTCGCTGCGCTTCGCCCTCGGATTCACCTTCTAAGACGAGGGGGCGTAACGAAATAAAAAGGCGGGGGGCCGAACGCGCCCCCCGCTCAGTAAGAATCCACCCAGACCGGGCGCGAGGGTTCTACCTCCCAAGTTTTAAGTGAGACACTGGTCACGGAAGTTCCAGCGACGGTCCCGACCGCACCCGGAAATCCGGACCGGCGAGAGGATGCGGGAAGGCAGTCGAGCCGACGGGCCTCTTTCCCCGACTCAGGGCATCGGTTCTTCACCCGACGACTACCCGGATGCGGATCGTCGAGGTGAGTAGGGCGAGGCCTACGATCAAAACACGGGCAGACCGCCCCGCTCCCTAAACGAACAGGTGCACGGACGCGGATCGTCGAGCGTGAGTAGGGCGAGGCCGACGAGCGAAACACGGGCAGACCGCCCCGCTCCCTAAACGAATAGGTACCCGGACACGTATCGTCGAGGAAGGGGCGATTTGCCGAACCAGACATCGGAAGCTCTTTCTGATCCCGGCCGCGGCCGACTTCGGACCGTCGAACTCCGAGGGCGACATCCCGTTCACCGCCGACAGCCGCCAGTTCTTCGGCAGCCGGGGAACACTCGTGGAGATATACTACCAGGTGCCCAACACCTCGCTGAAATTCATCCCCACCACCGAGGGGACCTGGTGGGCCACATACGTCACCAAGCTGGAAATTCTCAACCCCGACGGGGATGTCATCTACCGGAAGAACGTCACCAACGACGTCGAAGTGACCGTCGAGGATCAGACGCATAAAGACTCGGCCTACTCTATAAATACATTCCGCGTGGAAATCGAACCCGACCTCTACGAGGCCCGGCTGACCATCGGCGACCCCAACTCGAAGCTCCAGGGCACGGCTGTGCTGCCCCTGGAGATTGACCTCGAACCGGTACCCGGCATCAGCGACATCCAGCTCGCCTCCCTGGCCCAGGCGGTCACCGAGGAGGATTTCGATTCCGAGGGGAATTACAAGGGAAAAGCCGATCTGGTGAAGGACGACTATTTCGTCGCCCCCCTGGCCAGCCGGCGGCAGGTATCGCCCGACGACAACCTCCTCTACTTTTTCCTGGAGCTCCTCACCCATCCCGGGAAGCACACGTTCTCCTACGAGATATACGACGAACCGGGCAGGCTCGTGGAGTCCGGGGTGACCGATTTTACGGGGAGCGGAATCGCGGGCACGGTTTTCTCGGTGAATGCCGGGGGCTGGACCCAGGGCAAATACTCCGTCCGGGGCCGGCTGACGAACGACTCCTCCGGGGAGGGCGTAGGGGAGAGGGAATCCTTCTTCTGGATCGGACCGGAGACTTCCGAGGCGGTGACGGAGGTGGCCCGCGTCTCCGACGTCCCGATGACCGATCGCGAGTTCGAGCAGATACTTCACGAAATCGGCTTCATCGTCACCGAGGATGAACTGATTCGGCTCAAGGCCGCGCCGCCCGAGGGACGCTGGACCATGGTGGACCATTTCTGGACCGTGAGGGACCCCGACCCGACGACACCCGAAAACGAATACAAAATCGAGTACTACCGTCGTCTGGCTTATGTGCGCGTGCACTTCGCCACCGGCTACACCGACGGACTGGACACCGACCAGGGTCGCCTCTACGTCAAGTACGGCCCTCCCGATGAAATCGTCGAGAACCCCCTCGGCGCGGGCATCGCCGGCACGGAGCACCTGGAGGGCGAGGCCTCGGAGCTCGAGGGAAGCTTCAGCCAGGACGGCCGCCAGGGAACGGCGGTGGCCGCCCACGGCAACGAGGGCCGGACCGATACCAGCGTGGGCGAGTTCATGGGCGTCATCGTGAACCTGGAAAAGCCCCACCTGCTGTGGATATATTACGCATCAAGCTCGGATTCGAGCTCCCGGAAGTTCCTCTTCGAGGACCGGACGGGTTTCGCGAACTACGAAATCGTATGGTCGACCGAGAGGGGCGAGTACTAGACCCTTCTTAAATTAAGTTCACTTCTGCACCCGGGAGGACCACTCCATGGCAAAAGTCAGACGTCTCAGACTGTTCGCACTGCTGACGATCACCCTCTTCGTGCTGGCCCCGGCCACGATCGTTTTCGCGCAGGAGGCCGCGGCTGAGGGCGACGCGACCACCACCGAGGGGGAGACCCCGCCCGCCGAGGGCGAAGCGGAAGCGCTCCCCGCCGCACCAGCCGAGGAGGAAGGTGAGGCCGCATCGGTCCAGGACTACTTCGCCAAGGGCGGCCCGGTCATGTACCCGCTGCTCCTGACCGCCGTGCTGGGCGGCGCCTACATCATCGAGCGCCTGTTCACCTTCCAGTTCGCCAAGATAGACGCCCGTAAGTTCACCGACCGGATCGTCGAGTTGGTCAAGGCCGGCAAGCGCGGTGAGGCCATTGAGGAATGCAAGAAGACCCGTGGGCCCATAGCCGCAGTGTTCAAGGCCGTCCTGGAGCGCGCCGACCGCGGCGTGGCCGCGGCGGAGAAAGCGGCCGCCAACTCCGGCGCCGTGGAGCTCGCCTTCCTGGAACGCGGCCTGATCGTGCTGGCCTCCGCCTCCGTTATCGCGCCCATCCTCGGGTTCCTCGGAACCGTCACCGGGATGATCCGCGCCTTCGAGGCCATCTCCCGGGCCGGCGAGGTCAAGGCCACCATCGTCGCCTCCGGTATCTCCGAGGCCTTGATCACCACGGCG contains:
- a CDS encoding GWxTD domain-containing protein; its protein translation is MEIYYQVPNTSLKFIPTTEGTWWATYVTKLEILNPDGDVIYRKNVTNDVEVTVEDQTHKDSAYSINTFRVEIEPDLYEARLTIGDPNSKLQGTAVLPLEIDLEPVPGISDIQLASLAQAVTEEDFDSEGNYKGKADLVKDDYFVAPLASRRQVSPDDNLLYFFLELLTHPGKHTFSYEIYDEPGRLVESGVTDFTGSGIAGTVFSVNAGGWTQGKYSVRGRLTNDSSGEGVGERESFFWIGPETSEAVTEVARVSDVPMTDREFEQILHEIGFIVTEDELIRLKAAPPEGRWTMVDHFWTVRDPDPTTPENEYKIEYYRRLAYVRVHFATGYTDGLDTDQGRLYVKYGPPDEIVENPLGAGIAGTEHLEGEASELEGSFSQDGRQGTAVAAHGNEGRTDTSVGEFMGVIVNLEKPHLLWIYYASSSDSSSRKFLFEDRTGFANYEIVWSTERGEY
- a CDS encoding MotA/TolQ/ExbB proton channel family protein, with amino-acid sequence MAKVRRLRLFALLTITLFVLAPATIVFAQEAAAEGDATTTEGETPPAEGEAEALPAAPAEEEGEAASVQDYFAKGGPVMYPLLLTAVLGGAYIIERLFTFQFAKIDARKFTDRIVELVKAGKRGEAIEECKKTRGPIAAVFKAVLERADRGVAAAEKAAANSGAVELAFLERGLIVLASASVIAPILGFLGTVTGMIRAFEAISRAGEVKATIVASGISEALITTACGLAIAFPVLIMYNYFTSRIDRFVLEMEESTAELLITIEDTQA
- a CDS encoding PorV/PorQ family protein, which encodes MKAKTLALLLVLMLVFSAVAQEKTGTAGVQFLKIGIGPRMMGMGGACVATGPADASIAFWNPAGITRIPGGDVFFEDNEWVAETRLMSFAGAYNFGNIGVFGLTATYLDYGDMTRTTQDMQDGSLGTFTASDLAVGVVYARKFTDRFSVGLRGQYIMETIDTYDAMGWSVDIGTLYDTGFKSLRIGMAIQHFGGDLRFDGTYGELERDGSGYLITNFNTFSLPMTFRLGIAYDLLEGDDHFITLGLDAIHPNDAEERVNLGLEYRMFNLVSFRVGYELNYDFFAGTADDSILPGLTAGVGFNVGLSRTSLIHVDTAYADLGRLGYSLRFALGFTF